The following are encoded in a window of Streptomyces sp. 11x1 genomic DNA:
- a CDS encoding hemerythrin domain-containing protein → MAHGGDVIEELKADHREVAELFGKIEELPSGDPKRKEFVDLVTIELVRHAVAEEAYLYPAVREHLSNGDAVADRELADHSAAERTMKDLERRAADDPEFDRLVTQLMAEVRHHVRDEESNLFPQLAKACSDSVLNDLGDKVRRAKKLAPTRPHPAAPVKPPANKILAPGLGLVDRMRDALSGRGKES, encoded by the coding sequence ATGGCACACGGCGGAGACGTGATCGAGGAACTGAAGGCGGACCACCGGGAGGTGGCGGAACTCTTCGGCAAAATCGAGGAATTGCCTTCCGGGGACCCGAAGCGCAAGGAATTCGTCGATCTGGTCACCATCGAGTTGGTACGACATGCCGTCGCGGAGGAGGCCTACCTCTACCCGGCGGTCCGCGAGCACCTGAGCAACGGGGACGCGGTCGCCGACCGGGAGTTGGCGGATCACTCCGCCGCCGAGCGCACCATGAAGGACCTGGAGCGGCGCGCCGCCGACGACCCCGAGTTCGACCGGCTGGTCACGCAGTTGATGGCCGAGGTCCGCCACCATGTGCGGGACGAGGAGAGCAATCTCTTCCCGCAGTTGGCGAAGGCCTGTTCCGACTCGGTGCTGAACGACCTCGGTGACAAGGTCCGCCGCGCCAAGAAGCTGGCGCCGACCCGCCCCCACCCGGCCGCCCCGGTCAAGCCTCCGGCCAACAAGATCCTGGCGCCGGGCCTCGGCCTCGTCGACCGGATGCGCGACGCGCTGAGCGGCCGCGGCAAGGAGTCCTGA
- a CDS encoding sugar nucleotide-binding protein has product MRLLIIGGSGFLGGELARRAVAAGHETCATYAARPPDTRRNVPPDVSWHALDLRDPARPAEVMARVAPSVVVNASSGGPDWEVTAEGGVRVAAAVAARGCRLVHVSSDAVFSGDAGRYDETCLPDPVTPYGAAKAAAETGVRLLAPDAVVVRTSLIIGDGRSLSVHEQHVHDLVAGARDGVLFTDVVRCPVQVADLAAALLELAASEVVGVRHVAGPDALTRHELGVLVARRDGLDPARLPAGRQVDGARRGALDVRLDSRVTRRGLRTRLRGAREFLAEPPT; this is encoded by the coding sequence ATGAGGCTTCTGATCATCGGCGGCAGCGGTTTCCTGGGCGGCGAGTTGGCGCGCCGGGCCGTGGCGGCGGGACACGAGACGTGCGCGACCTACGCCGCCCGCCCGCCGGACACCCGTCGAAACGTCCCACCGGACGTCTCCTGGCACGCCCTCGACCTCCGGGACCCCGCGCGGCCGGCCGAGGTGATGGCGCGGGTTGCTCCCTCGGTCGTCGTCAACGCGTCGAGCGGCGGCCCGGACTGGGAGGTCACCGCCGAGGGCGGGGTCCGAGTGGCGGCGGCCGTGGCCGCGCGGGGCTGCCGGCTGGTCCATGTGTCGAGCGACGCCGTGTTCTCGGGTGACGCGGGCCGCTACGACGAGACGTGTCTCCCGGATCCCGTCACCCCGTACGGCGCCGCGAAGGCGGCGGCGGAGACCGGCGTCCGGCTGCTGGCACCGGACGCCGTCGTGGTGCGGACCTCGCTGATCATCGGGGACGGCCGCTCGCTGTCCGTGCACGAACAGCATGTGCACGATCTCGTGGCGGGTGCCCGCGACGGTGTGCTCTTCACCGATGTGGTGCGCTGTCCGGTGCAGGTGGCCGACCTGGCCGCCGCGCTCCTGGAACTGGCCGCGTCCGAGGTGGTCGGCGTGCGGCACGTCGCCGGGCCGGACGCCCTCACCCGGCACGAGCTGGGCGTCCTCGTCGCCCGCCGCGACGGCCTCGATCCGGCCCGGCTGCCCGCCGGACGCCAGGTCGACGGCGCCCGGCGGGGAGCCCTCGACGTCCGGCTGGACAGCCGGGTCACCCGCCGGGGTCTGCGCACCCGGCTGCGCGGCGCCCGGGAGTTCCTCGCGGAGCCGCCGACCTGA